One Actinosynnema pretiosum DNA segment encodes these proteins:
- a CDS encoding extracellular solute-binding protein codes for MRLTRALAAAAALSLLASCGGPAAPQEPTGPITLTWWHNGTSDPIKTVWQDVVTDYQGKNPDITIEAQPIQNEGFSTKIPLALQSPTPPDVYQQWGGGDLASQVTSGKLADITDASKSWISTIGDFAKGWQVDGRQLGVPFAQHVVGFWYRKDLFTQAGITTPPTTMAELNGAVAKLKAAGLAPIAVGGKDRWPDAFYWNYFAVRECSQQTIESSVKNLKLDDPCWVKAGQDLVDFLKTEPFQEGFNGTPAQQGAGSSAGLVANGKAAMELQGDWNPGTMSSLTEDKDLDSKVGWFPFPTVPGGQGDPEAVLGGGDGFSCTTRAAAACAKFLEYLTGPEIQNKLAAAGTGLPVNEAAVSALKTENLKTVAEHGRKAPYVQMYFDRAFPTDVGAALNEAVANLFAGQGSPQGIVDAVNEAADGAK; via the coding sequence ATGCGCTTAACCCGAGCACTGGCCGCCGCGGCGGCGCTCTCCCTGCTCGCGTCCTGCGGTGGCCCGGCTGCCCCGCAGGAGCCCACCGGCCCGATCACCCTCACCTGGTGGCACAACGGCACCTCCGACCCGATCAAGACGGTCTGGCAGGACGTCGTCACCGACTACCAGGGCAAGAACCCGGACATCACGATCGAGGCCCAGCCCATCCAGAACGAGGGCTTCTCCACCAAGATCCCCCTGGCCCTCCAGTCGCCCACGCCGCCGGACGTCTACCAGCAGTGGGGCGGCGGCGACCTGGCCTCCCAGGTCACCTCCGGCAAGCTCGCCGACATCACCGACGCGAGCAAGTCGTGGATCTCCACCATCGGCGACTTCGCCAAGGGCTGGCAGGTCGACGGCCGCCAGCTCGGCGTCCCGTTCGCCCAGCACGTCGTGGGCTTCTGGTACCGCAAGGACCTGTTCACCCAGGCCGGGATCACCACCCCGCCCACCACGATGGCCGAGCTGAACGGCGCCGTCGCCAAGCTCAAGGCCGCCGGGCTCGCCCCGATCGCGGTCGGCGGCAAGGACCGCTGGCCGGACGCCTTCTACTGGAACTACTTCGCCGTCCGCGAGTGCTCGCAGCAGACCATCGAGTCCTCGGTGAAGAACCTCAAGCTCGACGACCCGTGCTGGGTCAAGGCCGGTCAGGACCTGGTCGACTTCCTGAAGACCGAGCCGTTCCAGGAGGGCTTCAACGGCACCCCCGCCCAGCAGGGCGCGGGCAGCTCGGCGGGCCTGGTGGCCAACGGCAAGGCCGCCATGGAGCTGCAGGGCGACTGGAACCCCGGCACCATGTCCTCCCTCACCGAGGACAAGGACCTCGACAGCAAGGTCGGCTGGTTCCCGTTCCCGACCGTCCCCGGCGGCCAGGGCGACCCGGAGGCCGTCCTCGGCGGCGGTGACGGCTTCTCCTGCACCACCCGCGCGGCAGCCGCCTGCGCGAAGTTCCTGGAGTACCTGACCGGCCCGGAGATCCAGAACAAGCTGGCCGCCGCGGGCACCGGCCTCCCGGTCAACGAGGCCGCCGTCAGCGCCCTCAAGACCGAGAACCTCAAGACCGTCGCCGAGCACGGCCGCAAGGCGCCGTACGTCCAGATGTACTTCGACCGGGCCTTCCCGACCGACGTGGGCGCCGCGCTGAACGAGGCCGTCGCGAACCTGTTCGCGGGTCAGGGCTCGCCGCAGGGCATCGTCGACGCGGTCAACGAGGCGGCGGACGGGGCGAAGTGA
- a CDS encoding carbohydrate ABC transporter permease: MPVARRLELALLLTPALLLFGLFVLAPMAIAGFYSAYDWNGFGPLTDFVGWRNYADALTGKVFQDAFWHNAVIAVLSIAVQLPLSIGLALLLNRRLRGRAALRAIVFAPYVLSEAITAVVWLMVLQPGGFADRVLGAVGLGDLVQQWLADPEVVLYTLFGVITWKYLGFGIILLLAGLQGIPEELREAAALDGATPWQTTRHVLLPLLGPTVRIWVFLSVIGSLQLFDLVWIMTLGGPANASTTMATYLVDHGFKRYEIGYGSAVAVIVFVVCFAFALLYQRFALRRDTEGALG, translated from the coding sequence ATGCCGGTGGCGCGCAGGCTGGAACTGGCGCTGCTGCTGACCCCCGCGCTCCTGCTGTTCGGGCTGTTCGTCCTGGCCCCCATGGCGATCGCGGGCTTCTACAGCGCCTACGACTGGAACGGCTTCGGCCCGCTCACCGACTTCGTCGGCTGGCGCAACTACGCCGACGCGCTGACCGGGAAGGTGTTCCAGGACGCCTTCTGGCACAACGCGGTCATCGCGGTCCTGTCGATCGCGGTGCAGCTGCCGCTGAGCATCGGCCTCGCGCTGCTGCTCAACCGCCGCCTGCGCGGTCGGGCGGCCCTGCGCGCCATCGTGTTCGCCCCGTACGTGCTGTCCGAGGCGATCACCGCCGTGGTGTGGCTGATGGTGCTGCAACCCGGCGGGTTCGCCGACCGGGTGCTCGGCGCCGTCGGCCTCGGCGACCTCGTGCAGCAGTGGCTCGCCGACCCGGAGGTGGTGCTCTACACCCTGTTCGGCGTGATCACCTGGAAGTACCTGGGCTTCGGCATCATCCTGCTGCTGGCCGGGCTCCAGGGCATCCCCGAGGAGCTGCGCGAGGCCGCCGCGCTGGACGGCGCGACCCCGTGGCAGACCACCAGGCACGTGCTGCTGCCGCTGCTCGGCCCGACCGTCCGCATCTGGGTGTTCCTGTCGGTCATCGGCTCGCTCCAGCTGTTCGACCTGGTGTGGATCATGACCCTGGGCGGCCCGGCGAACGCCTCCACCACCATGGCGACCTACCTGGTGGACCACGGCTTCAAGCGCTACGAGATCGGCTACGGCAGCGCCGTCGCCGTCATCGTCTTCGTGGTCTGCTTCGCGTTCGCCCTGCTGTACCAGCGCTTCGCGCTGCGCCGAGACACCGAGGGGGCGCTGGGCTGA
- a CDS encoding carbohydrate ABC transporter permease, with product MAATHTRSGLAAGYTAAIAVVGITVVPLLFVVLGGFRTNAQINNDPAGLPAPWVLDNYASILGSWEFWRFLGNSATIALVATLLAIACGSAAGFALSRYRFKGREAVYTLFTLGLLFPVGLAALPLYPWLRQLGLLESTWGVALPQAAFSLPVTIVILRPFMRAIPQEIEDAATLDGATRLGFFWRVLLPLSTPALATVAVLAFVTSWNAYLLPLLVFNDQTSFTLPLGVATFQAQYSQDTARVLAFTALSMLPALAFFALAERRIVGGLAGSVKG from the coding sequence ATGGCCGCCACGCACACCAGGAGCGGGCTCGCCGCCGGGTACACCGCCGCGATCGCGGTCGTCGGGATCACCGTCGTGCCGCTGCTGTTCGTGGTGCTCGGCGGGTTCCGCACGAACGCCCAGATCAACAACGACCCGGCGGGCCTGCCCGCCCCGTGGGTGCTGGACAACTACGCGTCGATCCTCGGCTCGTGGGAGTTCTGGCGCTTCCTGGGCAACAGCGCCACGATCGCCCTGGTCGCCACGCTCCTCGCGATCGCCTGCGGCTCGGCGGCGGGCTTCGCCCTGTCCCGCTACCGCTTCAAGGGCCGCGAGGCCGTCTACACCCTGTTCACCCTGGGCCTGCTGTTCCCCGTGGGCCTGGCCGCCCTGCCGCTCTACCCCTGGCTGCGCCAGCTCGGCCTCCTGGAGTCCACCTGGGGCGTGGCGCTCCCGCAGGCCGCGTTCTCCCTCCCCGTCACCATCGTGATCCTGCGCCCGTTCATGCGCGCGATCCCGCAGGAGATCGAGGACGCCGCGACCCTGGACGGCGCGACCAGGCTCGGCTTCTTCTGGCGCGTCCTGCTGCCCCTCTCCACCCCCGCGCTGGCCACCGTCGCGGTCCTGGCCTTCGTCACCAGCTGGAACGCCTACCTGCTGCCCCTGCTGGTCTTCAACGACCAGACCAGCTTCACCCTGCCGCTGGGCGTCGCGACCTTCCAGGCCCAGTACTCCCAGGACACCGCGCGGGTCCTGGCGTTCACGGCCCTGTCCATGCTCCCCGCGCTGGCCTTCTTCGCCCTGGCCGAACGCCGCATCGTCGGCGGCCTGGCGGGCTCGGTCAAGGGGTGA
- a CDS encoding Rv1733c family protein, with translation MRLLPGPNPLARAGDRLVGALFGLVWVVAAIGMPVAGAVGTRTHTHLSDLSDHQLSTTTPAQAVLLADSPHSDSSTIGAGDERTQVPATWQTQDGTLRTGKVEAANDLTAGTTVPIWLNDEGTPTPKPLTSGEALLGAAGAALGTWLALVATATTCGATAHIAVHRAHLRAWEREWALVEPSWRRTT, from the coding sequence ATGAGACTCCTGCCCGGCCCCAACCCGCTGGCCAGGGCGGGGGACAGGCTGGTGGGCGCCCTGTTCGGCCTGGTCTGGGTGGTAGCCGCGATCGGAATGCCCGTGGCGGGCGCGGTGGGCACCAGAACCCACACCCACCTGTCCGACCTCTCCGACCACCAGCTGTCCACCACAACCCCAGCCCAAGCCGTCCTCTTGGCAGACTCCCCGCACTCGGACTCGTCCACCATCGGCGCAGGCGACGAACGCACCCAGGTCCCCGCAACCTGGCAAACCCAGGACGGCACCCTCAGAACCGGCAAGGTGGAAGCCGCGAACGACCTCACCGCAGGCACCACGGTCCCCATCTGGCTGAACGACGAGGGAACCCCAACCCCCAAACCCTTGACCAGCGGCGAAGCCCTGCTGGGAGCCGCAGGCGCAGCCCTCGGAACCTGGCTGGCCCTGGTGGCAACGGCCACAACCTGCGGAGCAACCGCCCACATCGCAGTACACAGGGCACACCTACGCGCCTGGGAACGCGAATGGGCCCTAGTGGAACCCTCCTGGCGCCGAACCACCTGA
- a CDS encoding Acg family FMN-binding oxidoreductase: protein MNRGQPDAATVRAAVTLACRAPSVHNTQPWRWRVGARSVQLHADTGRRLPGVDPDGADLLLSCGAALHHLRVALAAVGWRALVRRLPSPDDPQHLATVEFARHVPTAAEIRMATALRRRRTDRRDYSNWAAPEAALERLERIAEAEGVVARVAGPAHLVPAISVAAAVQSADPVYRLELRNWTGRGGGSPDGVPAASVPAAGSGRGVVRMREFPVGELAQPPGAGAERDEAALLVLGTIRDDPLGRLRSGEAMSAVLLAATAAGMATCPLTQPLEVDETRYEVGRAVFGGDVVPQVVLRLGWVLPGAAVLPLTPRRGVEEVVDPL from the coding sequence ATGAACCGGGGCCAACCCGACGCGGCGACAGTGCGAGCCGCGGTGACCTTGGCCTGCCGCGCGCCGTCGGTGCACAACACGCAGCCGTGGCGGTGGCGGGTGGGCGCGCGCAGCGTGCAGCTGCACGCCGACACCGGACGGCGGCTGCCCGGCGTCGACCCCGACGGCGCTGATCTGCTGCTCAGCTGCGGGGCCGCGCTGCACCACCTGAGGGTGGCGCTGGCGGCCGTCGGCTGGCGGGCGCTGGTGCGCAGGCTGCCCAGCCCGGACGACCCGCAGCACCTGGCGACGGTGGAGTTCGCGCGGCACGTGCCGACGGCTGCGGAGATCAGGATGGCGACGGCGCTGCGGAGGCGGCGGACCGATCGGCGGGACTACTCGAACTGGGCGGCGCCCGAGGCGGCGCTGGAGCGGTTGGAGCGGATCGCGGAGGCGGAGGGGGTGGTGGCACGGGTCGCCGGGCCCGCCCACCTGGTGCCCGCGATCTCGGTGGCGGCGGCTGTGCAGTCGGCGGATCCGGTGTACCGGTTGGAGTTGCGGAACTGGACCGGGCGGGGTGGCGGGAGTCCGGACGGGGTTCCTGCGGCGAGCGTGCCCGCGGCCGGGTCGGGGCGGGGGGTGGTGCGGATGCGGGAGTTCCCGGTTGGGGAGTTGGCGCAGCCGCCTGGGGCTGGGGCTGAGCGGGATGAGGCCGCGTTGCTGGTGCTGGGGACGATCCGGGATGACCCGCTCGGGCGCCTGCGGTCGGGTGAGGCGATGAGTGCGGTGTTGTTGGCGGCCACGGCGGCGGGGATGGCCACGTGCCCGTTGACGCAGCCGCTGGAGGTTGACGAAACCCGGTATGAGGTGGGGCGGGCGGTGTTTGGGGGGGATGTGGTTCCGCAGGTGGTGTTGCGGTTGGGGTGGGTGTTGCCTGGGGCAGCGGTGTTGCCGTTGACGCCCCGGCGGGGGGTGGAGGAGGTGGTGGATCCGTTGTGA
- a CDS encoding Rv1733c family protein, whose protein sequence is MDEGSEREVRGDTAAGGRNSLARPGDLLERVVIAIAVLLVLLALPVAAAIGSEVHSMRADFIATDVAEKHPVTATLTEDAPVVAGTTGFENVEARAEWTTLAGATRTGLVGAPNGSPAGAEIEVWVDDLGGLVPPPPQSDGALIAGVTVALGLWAAFSGAIVLACMVFRAFLNRLRATDLEREWARVEPVWTSRA, encoded by the coding sequence ATGGACGAGGGGTCGGAGCGGGAGGTCCGCGGGGACACCGCCGCCGGGGGCCGCAATTCACTGGCGCGCCCCGGGGACCTGCTCGAACGCGTGGTGATCGCGATCGCCGTGCTGCTCGTGCTGCTCGCTCTCCCCGTCGCCGCCGCGATCGGTTCCGAGGTGCACTCGATGCGCGCGGACTTCATCGCCACCGACGTCGCCGAGAAGCACCCCGTGACCGCCACCCTCACCGAGGACGCGCCGGTCGTCGCGGGCACCACCGGTTTCGAGAACGTCGAGGCCCGCGCCGAGTGGACCACCCTCGCGGGCGCCACCCGCACCGGCCTGGTCGGCGCCCCGAACGGCAGCCCGGCGGGCGCCGAGATCGAGGTCTGGGTGGACGACCTGGGCGGCCTCGTCCCGCCCCCGCCCCAGTCCGACGGCGCGCTCATCGCGGGCGTCACCGTCGCACTCGGCCTGTGGGCCGCCTTCTCCGGCGCGATCGTCCTGGCCTGCATGGTGTTCCGCGCCTTCCTGAACCGCTTGCGCGCCACCGACCTCGAACGCGAGTGGGCCCGCGTCGAACCGGTCTGGACCAGCCGCGCGTGA
- a CDS encoding universal stress protein: protein MSTVVVGVDGSRTALRAVRWAASEARTRDVPLRLAHAEMPLPQGIPGLDDRTRQEMHEQALRWLDEAANQAGGAAVQYRAQIALAAPLLTAESERADLVVLGSRGTGSLASLLLGSTAVAVGARSSCPVVVVPDHDPTPGGPVVCGIRSVDDTAVLARAFEQARGNRLVVVSTTRPHLLSSPDATEDADHSAHLARTVEPWRRRHPDVQVELIARRDNPTRTLREWARGASLLVVGSRGRGTLAGWLHASTSQALLHRTPCPVMLVPLKAPTVPTVPTPTR, encoded by the coding sequence GTGAGCACGGTCGTGGTCGGCGTGGACGGCAGCAGGACCGCGTTGCGCGCGGTCCGCTGGGCGGCGTCGGAGGCGAGGACGCGCGACGTCCCCCTCCGCCTGGCTCACGCGGAGATGCCGCTACCCCAAGGAATCCCCGGTCTCGACGACCGGACCAGGCAGGAGATGCACGAGCAAGCCCTCCGCTGGCTCGACGAGGCAGCGAACCAAGCCGGGGGAGCGGCCGTCCAGTACCGCGCCCAGATCGCCCTGGCCGCCCCGCTCCTCACCGCCGAGTCCGAGCGCGCCGACCTCGTCGTCCTCGGCTCACGCGGCACGGGCAGCCTGGCCTCCCTCCTCCTGGGCTCCACAGCCGTGGCCGTGGGCGCCCGCTCCTCCTGCCCCGTGGTGGTGGTCCCCGACCACGACCCGACCCCCGGCGGCCCCGTGGTCTGCGGAATCCGCTCCGTCGACGACACCGCCGTCCTGGCCCGAGCCTTCGAGCAAGCCAGGGGCAACCGCCTCGTCGTCGTGAGCACCACCCGCCCGCACCTCCTCTCCTCACCCGACGCCACCGAGGACGCGGACCACAGCGCCCACCTCGCCCGCACGGTCGAACCCTGGCGCCGCAGGCACCCCGACGTCCAAGTCGAACTCATCGCCCGCAGGGACAACCCCACCCGCACCCTGCGCGAATGGGCCCGCGGCGCGTCCCTCCTGGTCGTCGGCAGCCGAGGCCGGGGCACCCTCGCGGGCTGGCTGCACGCCTCCACCAGCCAGGCCCTCCTCCACCGCACCCCCTGCCCCGTCATGCTCGTCCCCCTCAAAGCCCCCACCGTCCCCACCGTCCCCACCCCCACCCGCTGA
- the pflA gene encoding pyruvate formate-lyase-activating protein has translation MTSTLVGPTTTGSVQPMTTGATQPMTTSAVQPMTTGAVRHGGGQPKPVSGTVHSWDLATAVDGPGTRFVVFTSGCPLRCLYCQNPETWKMRDGTVVTAEEIMAEAEPYRRFIQVAGGGFTVSGGEPLLQPVFTGELFRRAKEWGMHTALDTSGYLGARASDELLADVDLVLLDVKSWFPGTYRRVTGGEVAPTLDFARRLADLGKAVWVRFVLVPGHTDAEDNVAGVADFAASLGNVERVDVLPFHKLGESKYQELGIKFPLAGTPTPSAALVARVREQFAERGLVV, from the coding sequence ATGACGAGCACACTGGTCGGTCCGACCACGACGGGTTCGGTGCAGCCCATGACGACAGGCGCGACGCAGCCCATGACGACAAGCGCGGTGCAGCCCATGACGACAGGCGCGGTGCGGCACGGGGGCGGGCAGCCCAAGCCGGTCAGCGGCACGGTCCACTCGTGGGACCTGGCGACGGCGGTCGACGGGCCGGGGACGCGGTTCGTGGTGTTCACCAGCGGGTGCCCGCTGCGGTGCCTGTACTGCCAGAACCCCGAGACGTGGAAGATGCGCGACGGGACGGTGGTGACGGCCGAGGAGATCATGGCCGAGGCCGAGCCGTACCGGCGGTTCATCCAGGTCGCGGGTGGCGGGTTCACGGTGAGCGGCGGGGAACCGCTGCTCCAGCCGGTGTTCACCGGGGAGCTGTTCCGGCGGGCCAAGGAGTGGGGGATGCACACCGCCCTGGACACCTCCGGGTACCTGGGCGCGCGGGCGTCGGACGAGCTGCTGGCGGACGTGGACCTGGTGCTGCTGGACGTGAAGTCCTGGTTCCCAGGGACCTACCGGCGGGTGACCGGCGGTGAGGTGGCGCCGACGCTGGACTTCGCGCGGCGGTTGGCGGACCTGGGCAAGGCGGTGTGGGTGCGGTTCGTGCTCGTGCCGGGGCACACGGACGCGGAGGACAACGTGGCCGGGGTAGCGGACTTCGCGGCTTCGCTGGGGAACGTGGAGCGGGTGGACGTGCTTCCGTTCCACAAGCTCGGGGAGAGCAAGTACCAGGAGTTGGGGATCAAGTTCCCGCTGGCGGGGACGCCGACTCCCAGCGCGGCGCTGGTGGCTCGGGTTCGGGAGCAGTTCGCGGAGCGCGGGCTCGTGGTGTGA
- the pflB gene encoding formate C-acetyltransferase → MTAVSAGLGLDAWSGFKGGAWRDSIDVRGFIQDNYAPHLGDSAFLSGPTERTTGLWRDLSGLFAEERRRGILDVDRHTPSTITSHRPGYLDKAQELIVGLQTDAPLKRAIMPNGGLRMVENSLAAYGYELPASVREVFTKYRKTHNDGVFDAYTPAVMRARRAGVITGLPDAYGRGRIIGDYRRVALYGVDRLVQVKKDERAALNEVPSSEDVIREREEIAEQIRALGELKEMAASYGGDVSRPAATAREAVQWVYFGYLAAVKEQNGAAMSLGRVSTFLDVYFERDLASGALTEEGAQELVDDLVIKLRIVRFLRTPAYDQLFSGDPTWVTESIGGMGEDGRPLVTKSSFRFLQTLYNLGPAPEPNLTVLWSPALPEGFKRYCARVSVDTSSIQYENDELIRPQFGDDAAIACCVSPMRVGKQMQLFGARANLAKALLYAINGGRDEVTGEQIGPEFPAITGDVLEIGEVRAAFDRMSDWLARTYVDALNVIHHMHDKYAYERIEMALHDSPVQRMLGCGIAGLSVAADSLSAIEHAVVRVVRDETGLAVDYEVEGDFPRYGNNDDRADSIAAGLVRDFMEKVRRYPAHRGALHTQSVLTITSNVVYGRHTGNTPDGRRAGEPFAPGANPMNGRDKRGLVAAALSVSKLPYEDALDGISLTATITPNGLGRDAEERTGNLVGVLDAYTDAGGYHLNANVLHRETLLDAMEHPENYPQLTIRVSGYAVNFVRLTKEQQQDVVNRTFHGGL, encoded by the coding sequence ATGACGGCGGTCTCCGCAGGACTCGGACTCGACGCCTGGAGCGGCTTCAAGGGCGGCGCTTGGCGCGACTCGATCGACGTCCGCGGGTTCATCCAGGACAACTACGCGCCGCACCTGGGCGACTCGGCCTTCCTGAGCGGGCCGACCGAGCGCACCACCGGGCTGTGGCGGGACCTGTCCGGCCTGTTCGCCGAGGAGCGCAGGCGCGGGATCCTGGACGTGGACCGGCACACGCCGTCCACCATCACCTCGCACCGGCCCGGCTACCTGGACAAGGCGCAGGAGCTGATCGTCGGGTTGCAGACGGACGCGCCGCTCAAGCGGGCGATCATGCCCAACGGCGGGCTGCGGATGGTGGAGAACAGCCTGGCCGCGTACGGCTACGAGCTGCCCGCGTCGGTGCGCGAGGTGTTCACCAAGTACCGCAAGACCCACAACGACGGCGTGTTCGACGCGTACACCCCGGCGGTCATGCGCGCGCGCCGCGCGGGCGTGATCACGGGCCTGCCGGACGCCTACGGGCGCGGCCGGATCATCGGCGACTACCGGCGGGTCGCGCTGTACGGCGTGGACCGGCTGGTGCAGGTCAAGAAGGACGAGCGGGCCGCGCTCAACGAGGTGCCGTCCAGCGAGGACGTGATCCGCGAGCGCGAGGAGATCGCCGAGCAGATCCGGGCGCTGGGCGAGCTGAAGGAGATGGCCGCCTCGTACGGCGGCGACGTCTCCCGGCCCGCGGCGACGGCGCGCGAGGCCGTGCAGTGGGTGTACTTCGGCTACCTGGCGGCGGTGAAGGAGCAGAACGGCGCGGCCATGTCGCTCGGCCGGGTCTCGACGTTCCTCGACGTGTACTTCGAGCGGGACCTCGCGTCGGGCGCGCTGACCGAGGAGGGCGCGCAGGAGCTCGTCGACGACCTGGTGATCAAGCTGCGGATCGTGCGCTTCCTGCGCACCCCAGCCTACGACCAGCTGTTCTCGGGCGACCCGACGTGGGTGACCGAGTCGATCGGCGGCATGGGCGAGGACGGGCGCCCGCTGGTGACCAAGTCCAGCTTCCGTTTCCTGCAGACCCTGTACAACCTCGGGCCCGCGCCGGAGCCGAACCTGACGGTGCTGTGGTCGCCCGCGCTGCCCGAGGGGTTCAAGCGGTACTGCGCGCGGGTGTCGGTGGACACCAGCTCGATCCAGTACGAGAACGACGAGCTGATCCGGCCGCAGTTCGGCGACGACGCGGCGATCGCCTGCTGCGTGTCCCCGATGCGGGTGGGCAAGCAGATGCAGCTGTTCGGCGCGCGGGCCAACCTGGCGAAGGCGCTGCTGTACGCGATCAACGGCGGTCGGGACGAGGTGACCGGCGAGCAGATCGGGCCGGAGTTCCCGGCGATCACCGGCGACGTGCTGGAGATCGGCGAGGTGCGGGCCGCGTTCGACAGGATGTCGGACTGGCTGGCCCGGACCTACGTGGACGCGCTGAACGTCATCCACCACATGCACGACAAGTACGCGTACGAGCGCATCGAGATGGCGCTGCACGACAGCCCTGTGCAGCGGATGCTCGGCTGCGGCATCGCGGGGCTGTCGGTGGCCGCGGACAGCCTGTCGGCGATCGAGCACGCGGTGGTCCGGGTGGTGCGGGACGAGACGGGGCTGGCGGTCGACTACGAGGTCGAGGGCGACTTCCCCAGGTACGGCAACAACGACGACCGGGCGGACTCGATCGCGGCCGGGCTGGTGCGGGACTTCATGGAGAAGGTGCGCAGGTACCCGGCGCACCGGGGGGCGCTGCACACCCAGTCGGTGCTGACGATCACCTCGAACGTGGTGTACGGCAGGCACACCGGGAACACGCCGGACGGTCGGCGGGCCGGGGAGCCGTTCGCGCCCGGCGCGAACCCCATGAACGGCAGGGACAAGCGCGGGCTGGTCGCGGCGGCGCTGTCGGTGTCGAAGCTGCCCTACGAGGACGCGCTCGACGGGATCTCGCTGACGGCGACGATCACGCCGAACGGGTTGGGGCGCGACGCCGAGGAGCGCACCGGGAACCTGGTCGGCGTGCTGGACGCCTACACGGACGCGGGCGGGTACCACCTGAACGCGAACGTGCTGCACCGCGAGACGCTGCTGGACGCCATGGAGCACCCGGAGAACTACCCGCAGCTGACGATCCGGGTGTCGGGGTACGCGGTGAACTTCGTGCGGTTGACCAAGGAGCAGCAGCAGGACGTGGTCAACCGGACCTTCCACGGCGGGCTGTGA